The Nicotiana tomentosiformis chromosome 2, ASM39032v3, whole genome shotgun sequence genome includes the window attcgaaccaacccgacctatgtacacctcTACTTAATAGAAACGCTTGAGATAAATAATTAGAGCATGTATAAATTGTAACTCTTTTATCAATCATCAGTTCATTGAATTATAAGAGAAGTAATATTTCACGGTTTGAACGAATACATAAACATTAGACTTCTTAGTTGTGTAATAGTTATAGTTATTTGAAACACGTGCAAGTTTTGCCCATTGAGAAAAATTTGTGATAATTTAACAAGATAGGTAGAATGGAGATAATACCAAAGTTATATCTGCAACACTTGTTAACAAAGTTTTTCCATTCTTTCGGGTAGTTCCAGGgctatttttgcaaaactttctTAATGTGGATAAAAATTAAACAATAATCTCAAAAGATCCTATTTgtaaaaatctccaaaaattaaaataataagaaAAGATTGAAACTTGCTTGCAAATAACGGCACTCTTTTACATACGTTAAAGAAACACCAAAAAGAGAGGGGAAGAAGCTCTTTGTTTTCTACAGCCTCCACCTATGACCCAATTTTAAGCAGTGCATTAATTTGAAACTTCTTCTTCGGTAAAGAATAGTGACAACTAACTAGTGGTTCATTGCGTCAGATGTCATAACAACTAACTTGCTATAAATAAAAGAACCTCTCTTTCACTTTAGTCTAAAGGACAATGCTTCTGCAAAATAAATGTCACCCTTCTGTTTTTCTGTAACTTTCCTCTCAACTCCATGTGCCCCGTTGCATAAGAAGAAAAAATTCAATATTCATTCTTTAAAACCTGCTCAAAATCCTTCTCTTTGCTCTCAATACAAATCTTAAAACTCTTATTTACAAATGGTAAGTTGTCTTATATTCCTCTGCCCCATCATTTGTTTCTCAATTCTTGTTTCATCTGAGGTTGATGAATTCATATATACAAGATTCAATGAACCAAATAACAACAACATAAGCTTGAGTGGAGTTGCAGAAATAGCCCAAAATGGGTTTCTTCAGCTAACCAATGACACAAGTAGACTAATGGGCCATGCCTTTTATTCTTCACCTTTCCACTTCAAGAACTCCAGTAATAATAGTACCGCCTTCTCTTTCTCAACATGTTTTGCTTTCGCTATCGTCCCTGAATATCCAAAACTAGGTGGCCATGGCTTAGTATTCACTGTTTCTCACTCAAAAGATTTTAGTACAGCTCTTCCAAGTCAGTATTTAGGCCTGCTTAATGCAAGTGATGTTGGTAATTTCTCTAATCACATTTTTGCTGTTGAATTCGACACGGTACGAGATTTTGAGTTCGGAGATATTAATGATAACCATGTTGGTGTCAACCTCAACAGTTTACAGTCCAATATGTCTGCTGCAGCTGCTTACTATAAGGATAATGAGTCAGTGAAAGAAGATTTGAATCTCAAAAGTGGAAAGATTATTCTTGCTTGGATAGAATATGATTCTGTCAAGAAATTAGTTAATGTTACTCTTTCACCAACTTCTTTAAAACCCAAAATTCCTCTTTTCTCTTATCATTTAGACctctctccaattctcaaggaaACTATGTATGTTGGCTTCTCTGCTTCTACTGGTTTGCTTGCAAGTTCACATTACATTTTAGGTTGGAGTTTTAAGTTAAATGGAGAAGCTAAATTTTTAGACTTGGATTCTTTGCCATCACTTCCTGGAGCCAAGAAGAAACACACTGGCTTAATTATAGTCATCTCAATTGCTGCAGCTGTTTTCGCGTTAAGCTCGATCTTGGTTGCTATTTATTTAATCTGGAGGTTCAAGAATGCTGATGTAATAGAGCCTTGGGAGCTTGAGATTGGTCCTCACAGATATTCTTACCAAGAACTCAAGCAAGCTACTAAAGGTTTTAAGGACAGTGAACTACTCGGGCGTGGCGGATTTGGTAAAGTTTACAAGGGTATTTTACGAAATTCAAAAACACAAATTGCCGTGAAGCGCATTTCGCATGAATCTAAACAAGGTTTGAAGGAATTTGTGTCTGAAATTGCCAGCATTGGAAGACTCCGTCATAGGAATTTGGTGCAATTGCTAGGGTGGTGTAGGCGTCGTGGTGATTTGTTGCTTGTGTATGATTTTATGCCTAATGGAAGCTTGGATAACTTCTTGTTTGATCAGCCCAAATTGGTATTGACATGGGAACAAAGGTTCAAGATAATCAAAGGGGTTGCTTCTGGTTTACTATATTTACATGAAGGCTATGAACAAGTTGTGGTACATCGAGACGTTAAGGCTAGTAATGTGCTACTAGACGGTGAATTAAACGGAAAGCTTGGGGATTTTGGACTAGCAAGATTATATGAGCACGGATCAAATCCGTGCACGACTAGGGTGGTAGGCACATTGGGGTACCTTGCACCAGAATTGCCAAGAACAGGACGGGCCACTACGAGTTCTGATGTGTTTGCCTTTGGTGCTTTGTTACTCGAGGTAGTCTGTGGACGTAGGCCGATTGAGCCCAAGGCAGAACCTCAGGAGTTTGTACTGGTGGATTTGGTGTGGGACAAATGGAGAGAAGGGAAAATTCTTGAGGTTGTGGACTACAGATTGAAAGGTGAATTCGATGAGAATGAGGTTTTGATGGTATTAAAATTAGGATTAATGTGCTCAAATAACCAGCCATTGGCGCGGCCGAGCATTAGGCAAGTGGTAAGATACTTGGAAGGTGAAATTCTGATGCCTGAGGCTCCAACAGGGCAAAATGCTGATGATGGAGAATTGGGGTTCGACGAAACTGAACGTTGGAATTCTTTAGGATCAACTAATATTATCAAGTCAAGTTCATTTACATGTTTGTCTAATGCAGATGAAGATGGTAATTTTGCTTCTTTTTCTACTTCACCACTTCCACTTCTGTATAGTGGTGAAGTACCTAGATACTGATATGAACTAGCAAGCAAACTCCCCCTCTATATTTTTTCAGGAACATTTCCTGATGAACACTACATTTTTTACCCTATTCTTTGTCTTTCCTCTCTGTATGCGTTCCAGTCTATAAAGATTCAGTTGCATAATCTAAAGTTCTCTTCAGTTGAACAATGGATAAAGATTGATGTAATGTAACTATGAATGAATATGGTCGTTCCAAAGTTCTCTGTTTACCTCtctgtgtgtgcgcgcgcgcattgtattagtaaaaaataaatattatacgtGAAATTATATGAGGATGACAGGGCATGATACGTGGATCACTAAGAAGATGACAACTGGAGTGTCGCATTAAAAGATTCACGATAGTAAAGAGGGAAGATTCATGAACCTCTAATTAATGTGGAAGAAGAATCGGAACCGTTACAAAATCTTCATGAACAGTTACAATTGCCAATTATAACGTTtcattaatgtcattaatgctcataataaTTCGGTCATAAAAGGGAAGAAATGTTATATTTGTAAATTCCTATATAAGGGAAGAGAATTTCACTTGTAAGGACACGTTCTGATTATTAttggaatataattattttcttgtgctttcaaTTGATTATTTGCCATTTCTTATTCTAATTTCATTTCTTATTTCTCAGAGAATATTAAATTTTttgattatcagtaacccgagtacttctaaaaataggctttaACTGAGAATCCAattctttggttaaacaaattggttccgtTACCGGAAATCTGATAATCTTCTCTTACTTTCCAAATCACTCTCTCTCAACTGAATCATGTCGAATGTCAATGACAACAACCAACAGGTGTAAGGAACTCTAGTTCCGTCACCTCAAGGAACTCCATGCAATTCAAGAGAAGCATCACCAGAAAGATCCACTACTTATAACAATGAACAACATGAAATGAACAAACTGTTGAGCAGGATGCTGTGAAGCAGTTAATTGCTGAGTACGTGAATGATGCTCTCCAGGCTTTCGTGAGGGGACTACCAGCTGTGCCACCCACACCTCCACCAAACAATACTGCAACTGTGGAAATTCCACGGTCAGCGTTGGTTAATTCTGAAAGCGGAGGAACTCCCAACGAGTCACGTGATGGGAGACCAGGTACGCCTAATAATTCTGATTTACAAACTTTAATACTAACCTTGCAGAAACAGGTGAAAGAACAAAACGACCATATTGAGCAAATATCTGATGTACCACCTGTGATCAAAAGAGTTGATTTCGACAAATATTCACAGCAACCATGGAAACCAAGCGCAGCTCCAATACCAAttcccaaaaaattcaaaattcctgACATCCCAAAATATGATGGAACGACCAATCCACGTGACCACGCTACTGCATTCACCACGGGAGTAAAATgcaatgatttaaccaagcaggAGATTGAATCTGTGCTGGTCAAAAAGTTTGGGGAAACACTTACTAAAGGAGCGTTAACATGGTACtctcttttacctgaaaattctATTGACTCTTTTACTAAGCTTGCAGatctatttataaaagcacactTGGGTGCACAAAAAGTTAAAAAGAGAATAGAGGATATATTCAAAGTAAAGCAAGGAGATACAGAATTGCTTCGAGAATTCGTAGACAAATTCCAACGTGAAAGAATGTTGCTACCAAGAGTACCTGATAATTGGGCAGCCATGGCATTTGGAAGCAATTTAaacgagaaaagttcagaagctaCGAGGAGGCTTAAAGAGAGCCTACGAGAATTCCCTGCCACGGGATGGAATGATGTCTATAATACGTACAATACCAAATTACGGATCGAAGGAGATATCGTAGCTCAGTCAAGGGTTGAAGAAAAAACAGGTTCGAGGCAGTCAGAATCTGAGAAGAGGTCCGGTAAGAATAGGTACAAGCCT containing:
- the LOC104090779 gene encoding L-type lectin-domain containing receptor kinase S.4-like; translation: MVSCLIFLCPIICFSILVSSEVDEFIYTRFNEPNNNNISLSGVAEIAQNGFLQLTNDTSRLMGHAFYSSPFHFKNSSNNSTAFSFSTCFAFAIVPEYPKLGGHGLVFTVSHSKDFSTALPSQYLGLLNASDVGNFSNHIFAVEFDTVRDFEFGDINDNHVGVNLNSLQSNMSAAAAYYKDNESVKEDLNLKSGKIILAWIEYDSVKKLVNVTLSPTSLKPKIPLFSYHLDLSPILKETMYVGFSASTGLLASSHYILGWSFKLNGEAKFLDLDSLPSLPGAKKKHTGLIIVISIAAAVFALSSILVAIYLIWRFKNADVIEPWELEIGPHRYSYQELKQATKGFKDSELLGRGGFGKVYKGILRNSKTQIAVKRISHESKQGLKEFVSEIASIGRLRHRNLVQLLGWCRRRGDLLLVYDFMPNGSLDNFLFDQPKLVLTWEQRFKIIKGVASGLLYLHEGYEQVVVHRDVKASNVLLDGELNGKLGDFGLARLYEHGSNPCTTRVVGTLGYLAPELPRTGRATTSSDVFAFGALLLEVVCGRRPIEPKAEPQEFVLVDLVWDKWREGKILEVVDYRLKGEFDENEVLMVLKLGLMCSNNQPLARPSIRQVVRYLEGEILMPEAPTGQNADDGELGFDETERWNSLGSTNIIKSSSFTCLSNADEDGNFASFSTSPLPLLYSGEVPRY